In Salvia splendens isolate huo1 unplaced genomic scaffold, SspV2 ctg750, whole genome shotgun sequence, the genomic window CAGCCGCCTCCGCGCCTCCTTTCGCCTCATCTTTCCCTTTCTTCAGGCGCGAGATTAAAGGCTACAATGTTGGCCACAAATGCACACTGGTGAGATGCACTTGAATAATGGTTTTATAAATTTGATGAACAGATATGACCAAGAACTTGTATGTGTTTTGTTGCAGGTGATTCCAAACTACTTTTCGAGAAGGCATATGTCTTTGTCTAAAGAGCCAATGGTGCTGATGGACACTGATGGGGTTTCTTGGCCAGTCACTATTGTCGTCACGAGTGGCAATCATCTTGCTATGAGTGGAGGATGGAAGGCCCTGGCAGATGCTCATTCCATCAAGAAAGGTGACGTCTGCATTTTCGAGCTGGTTGAGAAGAGAGTGATGCAATTCCACATTCTCAGATGAAAGAATGTAACTAGCATCTTTTGAATTTTCCATAGAACTGATCATGTGATCTTATTTAGCCTTAGTTTGCATTATGTGATAAAGTTTTACCTTGCTTTGAACATATTATTTGCTGGGTTTTATTTCAAGATCAATAAGATAGTTAGTTGCAGTAAAAAAATGTGCTAAAAATTCTAACAAGCAAATTCTAAATTATTGAAAAGGAGTAGAGCAAGATCGAACATCGGAGAATGTTTGCTCTGCATCCAACATTCACCACCAGTCTCTGCAGGAGCATATGCCATCACGAAAAACATGAAAGCGATTGGCATCCTTTATAATCAGAACTCGCGCATAGACTTTGGAGACGAACTTACTAGCTAAGTGGCAATCATCACAAATCCGTAGATTCTTTGTGATCCGAACTACTGATCCCGGCTTAGTCCTCATCAGTCCAAAAGCAATAGCAAGCTTCTCGCTGTGGTGAAACAGAATATCTCTCTTCACATCATCCGACACATCTAGGAGCACAGAGTCGGTGTCAGGCTCGTATCCTGCAGCTTTTATTTTCAAGATCAAGCCTTGAAGGAAGTCCCTAATCTCTAGGTAGTGAGGATGGTCGGTTTGGCTAGCCATAAATGTGAACATTTCTCCATTTATCTCCATATAACTAAGGCCAGGGTTCTTCTTCAAGTTGTTCGATTTCAAAGATACTCTACTCATTCTTGCACAATCCCAATTTCCAGCCAAAGCATACACGTTTGAGAGCAATATATAGTGCCCCGCGTCATTAGGTTTCAACTCAACAAATTTTTGAGCAATCTCGTCTCCCAGCTCAAAGTTCTTATGGATTTTGCAAGCAGTAAGCAAAGAACTGTATATCTCAACCCCCGGCTGTAGATGCATGCTCTTCGTGAGTGAGTAAGCATCATTTATTCGCCCAGAACGTCCAAGAAGGTCTACAACACAGGCATAGTGCTTCAAATTAGGAATCAAGTTCCAAACTTTGGTCATCTGATCAAAGATTCGGAGCCCTTGCTCGACCAGGCCAGCATGGCTACAAGCACACAGGACTGATACCAACGTCGACTCATCTGGACTTAGACCCAAACCATCCATCTTTAAGAATGTGTCTATGGCTTCATTCCCACATCCAATCATGCCATAACCAGATATCAGCGTGTTCCAACACGCAACATCTTTCTCTACCATACCACCAAAGTATCTTTTTGCATCCATCATACCTGCACAATTAGCATACATATCTATTACAGCTGAACCAACAAAGAGATCATCTTGCAAACCAATTTTCAAAACCAGACCGTGCATTCGCCTTCCCTGCTCCAAAGCTCCGAAACAGCTACAAGCCGAAAGCATAGTTATAAGAGATACATAATCCAGCGCTATCTTCTCTTCTCCCATCATCTTCTCGAAATGTTCAAGGGTCCTTCTCCAATTTCCACTCTTCGAAAACCCTCTCAACATCAAAGTCCAAGCAACCAAGTCCTTCTTACCGATCTCCTCAAATATACGATAAGCATCATCAACAAAATTTCCATTTATATACGATCCCATCAAAGCCGTTCTAATTAGTGGATCATTCTCATATCCACTTCTAACCACCAAGCTATGGATCCCTACTCCTACTCTGAAATCCTCCACACTAATCAAGCTCATCGCCGTAAAAATATCCCCAGGCAGCCCATTCCTCCTCATCCAGTTGAACATCTGCAACGCTTCCCCTCCATATCCGTTACTGGAGTATCCCGAAATGATCGCATTCCACGAGACTACATTTCTTACAGTCATATTGTCAAACACATTCCTCGCAATCCTCATGCACCCAAATTTTGAATACATATCAACCAAACCTGTTTCCACAAACACATTACCACCAAAATTGCGCCGTCTCCAATAACAGTGTACAGATTTCCCCAACAAGACCCTCCCTAACTTTCCAAATGCAGGCAAAACAGTCGCAATTGTTCTCTCATTCGGCCTAATTTTTAGTACCATCATCTCATTAAAAACCTCAGCAGCTTCGAAGAAACGGTCATTTTTCGTGAGCCCAGATAGCAAAATCGTCCAAGACACCAAATTTTTGTCCGAAATTTGAGAAAATATAATCTGAGATATCGATACAAGTCCGCAAGAGGCATATGCATTCATCAACCTGTTGCATAGGAAAACATTTTCAGAGAGATTTGACACGATTATATGAGCGTGGGCTTGATGCAGAGGCCTTGTATCTCTGATCTTTTGGAGAATCGATGTGTGCGACAttttttcagttgaataatatGCTAGGCGTATTTTGAGAACGTTTTGGCGCCATGAATTGGATGCTGGTGAAAGCAAGTTCATTTACAACTGCTACAACAGATTTTAGTGGTTTGACTTTGAGGTGCTaatattcaatttcaattcaacTGGTAGAAAGCGCTGTGATTCAATTGCAACACGCTTTTTGGGAGAGGTAAAATATTGAATTCGTTTATTCATTTTTGTTGACATAATAGTAAacgaaggagaaaaaaaaaagtacttaTAAAATTTAGTacaaatagtactactactactaccaatgaaaatttatagtactagtacatGTAAATTACTTTTGGTGCAATGCAAAAAATCGAAAATTTGGtcgaaatttcaaatttgagaTTGAATCAATTCAGTTGATTCAAACTTCAAACGGAATAGGTGT contains:
- the LOC121791220 gene encoding pentatricopeptide repeat-containing protein At3g57430, chloroplastic-like is translated as MSHTSILQKIRDTRPLHQAHAHIIVSNLSENVFLCNRLMNAYASCGLVSISQIIFSQISDKNLVSWTILLSGLTKNDRFFEAAEVFNEMMVLKIRPNERTIATVLPAFGKLGRVLLGKSVHCYWRRRNFGGNVFVETGLVDMYSKFGCMRIARNVFDNMTVRNVVSWNAIISGYSSNGYGGEALQMFNWMRRNGLPGDIFTAMSLISVEDFRVGVGIHSLVVRSGYENDPLIRTALMGSYINGNFVDDAYRIFEEIGKKDLVAWTLMLRGFSKSGNWRRTLEHFEKMMGEEKIALDYVSLITMLSACSCFGALEQGRRMHGMMDAKRYFGGMVEKDVACWNTLISGYGMIGCGNEAIDTFLKMDGLGLSPDESTLVSVLCACSHAGLVEQGLRIFDQMTKVWNLIPNLKHYACVVDLLGRSGRINDAYSLTKSMHLQPGVEIYSSLLTACKIHKNFELGDEIAQKFVELKPNDAGHYILLSNVYALAGNWDCARMSRVSLKSNNLKKNPGLSYMEINGEMFTFMASQTDHPHYLEIRDFLQGLILKIKAAGYEPDTDSVLLDVSDDVKRDILFHHSEKLAIAFGLMRTKPGSVVRITKNLRICDDCHLASKFVSKVYARVLIIKDANRFHVFRDGICSCRDWW